In Dendropsophus ebraccatus isolate aDenEbr1 chromosome 14, aDenEbr1.pat, whole genome shotgun sequence, the following proteins share a genomic window:
- the HEXIM1 gene encoding protein HEXIM1 — protein MAEVGVQEKSLPCKSLAGGGSLLGSQDDSGWQQRAAEEETRECQRRQHSTLSCPEKAKVGDCQKAGQLSQGKEEEWKELGKKRHRRRPSKKKRRWKPYNKLTWEEKKRLEERESQRASRVRAEMFAKGQPVAPYNTTQFLMEDHDQEEPDLCPPQPRRAPGSLPPLLHANSFPKGDSTEEDAEEEEDGTGSDSDDGADFLQKDFSETYEKYHAESLQDMSKQELVREYLELEKCLSRMEEENNRLRLRELSYATGQDGRIRELEMELEKLKEENHRLLRERGQVLAD, from the coding sequence ATGGCTGAAGTGGGAGTTCAGGAGAAGAGCCTGCCCTGCAAAAGTTTGGCAGGTGGGGGATCCCTGCTGGGCAGCCAAGATGATAGtgggtggcaacagagagcagcagaggaggagactaGGGAGTGCCAGAGGAGGCAGCACTCCACCCTGTCCTGCCCAGAGAAAGCCAAGGTGGGAGACTGTCAGAAGGCAGGGCAGCTGAGCCAGGGCAAGGAGGAGGAGTGGAAGGAGCTGGGCAAGAAGAGGCATCGCAGACGGCCGTCTAAGAAAAAGAGGCGCTGGAAGCCGTACAATAAGCTGACCTGGGAGGAGAAGAAGCGCCTGGAGGAGCGAGAGTCCCAGCGGGCATCCAGGGTGCGGGCTGAGATGTTTGCCAAGGGCCAGCCGGTGGCCCCCTACAACACCACGCAGTTCCTGATGGAAGATCACGACCAGGAGGAGCCGGACTTGTGCCCCCCTCAGCCGCGCAGAGCGCCAGggtccctgccccccctcctccatgccaACTCCTTCCCTAAGGGCGACAGCACGGAGGAGGAcgcagaggaagaagaggacggcACAGGTAGCGACAGCGATGACGGCGCCGATTTCTTACAAAAGGACTTTTCAGAGACCTATGAGAAATACCATGCAGAGAGCCTGCAGGACATGAGCAAGCAGGAGCTGGTGCGGGAGTACCTGGAGCTGGAGAAGTGCCTGAGCCGCATGGAGGAGGAAAACAACCGCCTGCGGCTGCGGGAGCTCAGCTACGCCACCGGCCAGGACGGGCGCATCCGCGAACTAGAGATGGAGCTGGAGAAGCTGAAGGAGGAGAACCACCGGCTGCTGCGGGAGAGGGGGCAGGTGCTGGCTGACTAA